CAATAATTCTAATTTTAGCCCAAGGCcggtaattttgaggggagggaacaAATTAATTaagtcaatcccagtacttagctcgggatcttttcgctttgaccggcagatttttttaataatttctttgtaactaaacacttttaaacttcgtactcTGGTAgtatgttacataaaacatctttttctcttggctttcttaagaaaattctgtagtttgtaagctatttgttgtttgatttcttgcatttcgacaatttcaaccaatcaatgacgtctattgaggtgaatacattttctgccgtagtgtgtcaacaacagtatacgaagtttaagtgtttagttacaaagaaattatttttaaaatctgccggtcaaagagaaaggattccTTAGCtcgttctttattttatcttttattttacttcGTTCTTTATTTTCATCCAAAACAAACGAAAGACAAAAAGTCAACACTAGGAAAATTCGAACTCGAATCTAAAGagcgagaaaaaaaaacttacgcTTAGCTAAGCGTTTTACCCGACGCGCTAACAATGCTGGCACCTCGCTGGCTTTCTATTAGGAAATTGGTTCaaagtggtgaactggcagagttgttatTGTCCCGGGggaaaatggttagcggcatttcgtccgtctttacgttccgagttcaaattccgccgaagtcgacttagcTTCTATCTTATcgagatcgatggaataagtagcaTTTGAaaactggagtcggtgtaatcgacttatctcctgccccgaacttgctggtcttgggccaaaatttgaagccattaaggCCAGCGATTTTGAGGGAAAGGGGAAAAGACGAAACCATCGCTTCTGTGgttctttatttcatcgacccaagaatgatggaaggcaaaattgTTCTTGGCGGAATTGGTATGAAAAGGGCCAAGAACTGAAAAACACCACGCAATATTTTAGCCGATGCTATGGGATGGAAGTACTCCGTCgggtacgacgacgagggttccggttgatccgatcaacggaacagcctgctcgtgaaattaacgtgtaagtggctgagcactccacagacacgtgcacccttaacgtagttctcggggatattcagcgtgacacagagagtgacaaggccggccctttgaaatacaggtacaacagaaacaggaagtaagagtgagagaaagttgtggtgaaagagtacagcagggatcaccaccaccccctgccggagcctcgtggaactttaggtgttttcgctcaataaacactcacaacgcccggtctgggaatcgaaaccgcgagtccgctgccctaccactgggccattgcgcctcctgccgATGCTATAAGGATTTCGACAACTCGCTGCCATATTGTTGGTTTATGCTCAAAGATAACACTTAAGGTGAAGGAAGAGAATCAATCGATTATAATGATAGATCGATACTTTTTTTTAAACGACCTCGGAAGAGTGGAAAGTCAACTGTTGACATTGGATGGATTTGAACTGAAAGCAACacgagtgctcaactggtatttatttctttattgctcacaggggcctaaacagaggagacaagcaaggacaaaggaattaagtcgattacagtacttattttatcgacccggaaaagatgaaaggctaagtcagtcagcggcatttgaactctgaatgtaaaactaaaaaagaaaaaaaaagtaactatTTTATCCAACACTAACAATTCCGTTAGGTCGCCGCCTTTGCCTTTTTTTCCTAATAATTCTTTCCAACATAGCCAAAAAAgggctattaaaaaaaaaaaaaaaaaaaaatcaaccccagtgcttatattgtcgaccccggcggaatttgaactcagaatctcaagaacgaaatgtcgctaagcattttacccgacgcactaacgattctccTAGCTCGCCTCCTTTGCTCTGTTAATAATGAAACGAAAACAATCGCAACAAAAACTGaattgaaaaatacaaacttCCAAGTAGCGTTTAGGGTGGTAGTGAAGTTCAAAAAAGTGGTTTCGATACCTGAACGCAGATATATCAAAACGATcaatcttcacaaatgtaaattattttttcagTATAAAATAACTGGTTTGTTTTGAAGTGGTGGATTTATGCTTGAAGCGTGGTGCATGGCCAAAGATAGTATGATAAAaacttcttttactctttacactttttacttgtttcagtcatttgactgcggccatgctggagcaccgcctttagtcgagcaaatcgaccccgggacttattctttgtaagcccagtacttattctatcggtctcttttgccgaaccgctatgttacggggacataaacacaccagcatcggttgtcaagcaatgctagggggacaaacacagacacacaaacacatacacacacatacatatattcgacaggtttctttcagtttccttctaccaaatccactcacaaggcattggtcggcccggggctatagcagaagacacttgcccaagatgccacgcaatgggactgaacccggaaccatgtggttggttggcaagttacttaccacacagccactcctgcgcctatattttataatttatcattaactagcagtatcgcccggcgttgctcgggtttgtaagggaaataactatataagcatttttagagagttacttccttataaattcgggcttctTAGccattttgttttggtgtcttcaagccatgaagtcgttgttctaaaagaacgctggtttcctaacaacgcattacgacgttgatttctttacactcccttccccacagcttcacgagggagggaagggggagaagcaaacaggtgcagctgtgagcgtggacgccaactccgtcgccatcgacatacgatgcattttatgcattaaaatggaataaaaaatgatgttaaattatttttaaaatcgtagactcatcgttgacgcgcgctaatagtcagacgggctcgatatgaatcacgactataagatacccgaatttggttaaactgcaccgcaaaatgtgggaggagttaggaatctaaatcgaaggggacagacactcacacaactagagttttatatatatagatatgctgcGGCCATCCTTAGCGTCACTCTTCAAGAGTTTAGTTCAATATTTGTTTTTGGTccattttttagaaaaaaaatatgtagtctggttgaaagaaaaacaaatgcagAAAGAAAGTTggttttattttactaaacttttctttttatttactattCATATACTTCGTAACGGCCTTCGAACCCTCACTGATGGCATGCTTACTCAATGCCCCAGGCAGGAGTAGACGCACAGATGTTTGAATGTCTCTGCTCGTGATGGTAGCTCGTTTGTTGATGTAGGCCAAGCGAGAAGATTCTGCCGAAATTCTCTCAAACCAATCGTTAACAAAGTTATTCATTATTGAAATGGCTTTTGACGTAATCCCAATATCTGGGTGAACTTGTTTTAAtactttataaatgtataaagaaaagGTCTCTTGCCGTCGCTTCCTCGACGCAGTTCGTCGTGAATTTATCTCTCTTTGGCTGGCAAACTTTTTTGTAGCTTTTTTCGAAGCTTTGGTGATTGATGCGGATTTTGAAGACATCTTCGGATCGTCTTCGTTCTGCCGATTTtcgctttgtgttttttttcactCCGAGTTTTCGTATAGAAGAAACTCAACAggaaaaactttttttattttcttaatgttcaacctaaaaagaagaaaaaaaaaacgagatgaatatataggcgcaggagtggctgtgtggtaagtagcttgcttacgaaccacatggttcagggttcagtcccactgcgtggcaccttgggcaagtgacatctactatagccccgggccaaccaatgtcctgtgagtgaatttggtagacggaaactgaaagaagcccgtcgtatatatgtatatatatatatatgtgtgtgtgtgttgtgtgtttgtgtgtctgtccacctagcattgctcgacaaccgatgctggtgtgtttacgtccccgtcacttagcggttcggcaaaagagaccgatagaataagtccttgggtctagttgctcgacaaaaggcggtgctccagcatggccgcagtcaaatgactgaaacaagtaaaagagtaaaaagagtatatatttactataaggGCGCGTTTGAATGTGTCGATAAGATCACTTTGCAACTTCGTGGAtgcaggttcagtctcacagcgtggcacgttgggcaagtgccttctactacagtctcgggCCAGCAaatgccttgggagtgaatttggttggcggaaactgtgcagaagtccATCGCGCGCGTGCGCGTCTTTGTATTAGTGTCTTTCCAATATCGACAAAAAGGGCTAAAATCAACCCAGTGCCATCGCCGTTTTATGACCAATGATGGTTTGTTTCTGTCCCTGTAAttgagcggttcggcaagataGACCGACGGAATAGGCAccagacttttctcagtttccgtctaccaaatccattcacaggtttcggtcggcctgaggctatagtttaagacacttgcccaaggtgtcacacaattggactgaacccggaatcaagtGGTTCGCAAGCAAAATTCTCACCATAtatccacacctgcacctaatttttattcttttatttgtcatttgacttcggcaatgctggagcatcgcctaactatatttttattttaaggcggcgaactagtGGTCTTTAGCGAGCCTCgtacggagttcaaattccgccgaggtcgagttcgtctttcacccttttggagacgataaaataagtaccagttgagcacagggggcGATGTAATGCTACCTCCAAACTTTTAGGCCTTGTAGCGATAGTAGAAAAAAACTTTCGGTTTCgatgtaaattaaaataatacacacatacaagtattctCGCGTTACGGAAGCATATTCGCTGAAAACATCACTGCGACACGATGTTTTGTAACACGAAGTGCGACGCCCTTTTGGCTTCGCTACAATAGGgaagtaaatatgaaaataatgaaaaatgtctCAAATTATGTCGAGATTTTCAGGAATAAATAAGCTgctatttgttaaattaaaaatcacatttgattattttattacccacaagggaccaaCAAAGAAGGGTcaatacaatcggggaacttaataataacaaagggggATAAAATAAGacgaagaaaattaaaaatcacATTGACATACCTTTCTTTATCAGATCCGCTGTTACCACTTCGCTTTCACATTAATGAATCACTCTTGCAATAAATAAAGAAGTAACTACGGAAGATTTCATTTTATCGTGAAGGTAAGGTAGGTGGGTAGAATTGTAGGAAGCGAAACGGGAGTCGTAAGAACGTAGATCAGAATGTCTCGAGGTTTTTTCCGATACTGTgcttgctgagttcaaattctgccgcttttctaatctaggcacaaggcccgaaaatttttaGGAGggtgggagccagtcgattagatcgaccacagtacgcaactggtactaaatttatcgaccccccgaaaggatgaaagcaaagtcgactttggcggaatttgaactcagaacataaagactgatgcaatatcgctaagcatttcgcccggtgtgctaacgtttctgccaactcgccgcctttctgtTGAGGCCAAATGCAGCGCAAGATGTTTCATTTTAGCAGAAATTCTAATAACCGGCGTGTATATTCATGCAATGGATTTAcgttgtgttgtttgtttgttccttctcgagccatgcctgtctcataagggccggtttcccggtttctttggcgtataggttccccacctggacgggacgccggtctgtcgcaggtgaaccgcaagatgcaggaggaaagagtgagagagttagcagaagttcaccattaccttctgccggagccgcgtggagcttaggtgtttcgctcataaacacacacatcgcccggtctgagattcgaacccgcgatccctcgacggcgagtccgctgctctaaccactaggccatgtgcctccacggatTTACGTTGTGCATAGTTATTGTGTAGATTTATGTTGCACATTTGTAGTGTAGATAATTGctttacctcttttacttgtttcagtcatttgattgcggccatgctggagcaccacattaaggggagtttagtcgaacaaatcgacctcgggatttATTCTTAGTAAGCTTAGTACTCTTTCTATCggggttttttgccgaaccgctaagttacagagatgtaaacacaccgacaccagttgtcaagcggtgatggggtggggggacaaacacacatacacacatagatacacatacacacacacgcatatatctatctatctatctatctatctatctatctatctatctatctatctatctatctatatctatatctatatatatatatatatgtatttacgatgggcttctttcagtttccgtctaccaaatccactcacaaggctttggtcggcccgaggctatagtagaagacacttgcccaagtttccacacagtgggattgaacgcggaaccatgtggttgggaagtaaagttcttaccacacagccacacctgcgcctgtatACATTGAGAGTGTAGATTTTCTGGCGTCAGATTAATGGAATAAGTATTTCATCCCAGATCAtcgaggtaatttttttttaagaagagatgtattttatttaatatcaatGGATCTTCGTCGCTGTCGACGATGAATGTTGCTTTGGCCACTCAACTGAACTCATTGGATATTCATTGAATTAACGTGAAACTGGCTGAGTGCTCCGCAGGCATATTTGACCTTAATGTAATTGTAAAGGAGATTGGAATTACAATTTGTAATTCCAACTCCAAATGAGATGAGGCGAAAatctaaaaaaatgaagaattctcCAAGATTGTCACGCCGTTAAGGAAAAGACTAGCAGACAACCGTGTACACGTGTTTCTGCATCAATATATGTCATCAGCATAGCAGCGTGTCCTACTTTGTCTTTAGCAGTGCaaatactcaaacatatacacacacacacacacaccacacacacacacacacacacacacacacacacacacacgcacac
The genomic region above belongs to Octopus sinensis unplaced genomic scaffold, ASM634580v1 Contig00166, whole genome shotgun sequence and contains:
- the LOC115226859 gene encoding histone H2B-like, with translation MSSKSASITKASKKATKKFASQREINSRRTASRKRRQETFSLYIYKVLKQVHPDIGITSKAISIMNNFVNDWFERISAESSRLAYINKRATITSRDIQTSVRLLLPGALSKHAISEGSKAVTKYMNSK